One part of the Kryptolebias marmoratus isolate JLee-2015 linkage group LG2, ASM164957v2, whole genome shotgun sequence genome encodes these proteins:
- the aldoca gene encoding fructose-bisphosphate aldolase C-A — MTHQFPPLSEAQKRELHETALRIVSPGKGILAADESVGSMAKRLAQVGVENTEENRRQYRQILFSADDRINGCIGGVIFFHETLYQHSDKGVPFVKMIRERGILIGVKVDKGVVPLAGTSGETTTQGLDGLSERCAQYKKDGAVFAKWRCVLKISDSNPSKLAIAENANVLARYSSICQQHGIVPIIEPEVLPDGDHDLKRCQYVTEKVLAAVYKAMSDHHVYLEGSLLKPNMVTPGHSCSTKYSPEEVAMATVTAIRRTVPPAVPGIAFLSGGQSEEEASVHLNAINNCPLPKPWVLTFSFGRALQASALRAWRGHKENEKTATEQFIKRAEVNSLACQGKYAGGENHGEAAQRVYGSCHAY, encoded by the exons ATGACGCACCAGTTCCCGCCGCTCTCCGAGGCCCAGAAGAGGGAGCTCCATGAGACCGCCTTACGCATCGTTTCTCCAGGGAAGGGCATCCTGGCTGCGGACGAATCTGTGG GCAGCATGGCGAAGAGGCTGGCCCAGGTCGGAGTGGAGAACACGGAGGAAAACCGCAGGCAGTATCGTCAGATCCTCTTCAGCGCAGACGACCGCATCAACGGCTGCATCGGAGGCGTCATCTTCTTCCACGAGACGCTGTACCAGCACTCCGACAAGGGCGTCCCCTTCGTCAAAATGATCCGGGAGAGGGGCATCCTGATCGGCGTCAAG GTTGATAAGGGCGTCGTTCCCCTGGCAGGAACATCTGGAGAAACCACCACACAGG GGCTGGACGGCCTGTCGGAGCGCTGCGCGCAGTACAAGAAGGACGGCGCCGTGTTCGCGAAGTGGCGCTGCGTGCTCAAGATCAGCGACTCCAACCCGTCGAAGCTGGCAATCGCAGAAAACGCCAACGTTCTTGCCCGCTACTCGAGCATCTGCCAGCAG CACGGCATCGTGCCGATCATCGAGCCGGAGGTCCTGCCCGACGGCGATCACGATCTGAAACGCTGCCAGTACGTCACTGAGAAG GTCCTGGCTGCCGTGTACAAGGCCATGTCCGACCACCACGTGTACCTGGAGGGCTCCCTGCTCAAACCCAACATGGTCACTCCGGGACACAGCTGCTCCACCAAGTACAGCCCGGAGGAGGTCGCCATGGCTACGGTCACGGCCATCCGCCGCACCGTCCCCCCGGCCGTCCCAG GGATCGCGTTCCTCTCCGGAGGTCAGAGCGAAGAGGAGGCGTCCGTCCACCTCAACGCCATCAACAACTGCCCCCTGCCCAAACCCTGGGTCCTGACCTTCTCCTTTGGCCGGGCCCTGCAGGCGTCCGCCCTCCGAGCCTGGAGGGGCCACAAGGAGAACGAGAAAACCGCCACGGAGCAGTTCATCAAGAGAGCCGAG GTGAACAGTCTGGCCTGCCAGGGGAAATACGCCGGCGGGGAGAACCACGGCGAGGCCGCCCAGCGCGTCTACGGCTCCTGCCACGCCTACTGA